A genomic window from Labeo rohita strain BAU-BD-2019 chromosome 6, IGBB_LRoh.1.0, whole genome shotgun sequence includes:
- the nipa1 gene encoding magnesium transporter NIPA1 isoform X1, whose amino-acid sequence MDEASSPVVGIVIAVVSSFINGSTFVLQKKGILRARKSGGTYLADCVWWCGTLAMIVGQIGNFLAYNVAPAVVVTPLGALGVLFGAILASWVLQEHLNLIGKLGCALCCCGSVVLIIHSPKSENVTSRAELEERLMDPVFLVYISLVVLLLIILIGWLSPAHGKSNIMVYVGICSLLGSFTVPSSKGLGLAAQEAFSGTPTSDSRAFYLFLGLLGILIVSILIQFTFINKALETFSSNMFEAVYYVTFTSCVILASAILFREWTALSIVDCLGILCGFITVAVGVALLRISQEAKLSWSQTKAKKN is encoded by the exons ATGGACGAGGCTTCATCCCCAGTCGTTGGTATTGTGATTGCTGTCGTGTCCAGTTTTATCAATGGATCCACGTTTGTACTACAAAAAAAGGGGATACTGCGAGCCCGCAAATCAG GTGGGACTTACCTGGCTGACTGTGTGTGGTGGTGTGGTACACTTGCAA TGATCGTGGGACAAATAGGAAATTTTCTGGCATACAATGTTGCCCCTGCAGTTGTGGTCACTCCCCTTGGAGCCCTTGGTGTCCTATTTGG GGCCATTCTGGCATCCTGGGTTCTTCAGGAGCATCTCAATCTCATAGGGAAACTTGGCTGCGCTTTGTGTTGTTGTGGTTCAGTTGTGCTTATCATTCACTCACCCAAGTCTGAAAATGTCACATCAAGAGCAGAACTAGAGGAGAGACTGATGGACCCAG TGTTCCTAGTCTACATCTCACTGGTTGTCCTGTTACTGATCATACTGATCGGGTGGCTTTCTCCAGCTCATGGGAAATCCAACATTATGGTGTACGTGGGCATCTGTTCTCTCCTTGGAAGTTTCACTGTGCCAAGCAGCAAAGGTTTGGGACTGGCTGCTCAGGAGGCCTTTAGTGGAACACCTACAAGTGATAGCAGAGCATTTTACCTCTTCCTGGGGTTGTTGGGAATTCTCATAGTCAGTATTCTGATCCAGTTCACCTTTATCAACAAAGCCTTGGAGACCTTCAGCTCTAACATGTTTGAGGCCGTTTACTATGTGACGTTCACCTCCTGTGTCATTCTGGCCTCTGCGATTCTCTTTAGGGAATGGACAGCACTCAGCATTGTGGACTGTTTGGGTATCCTGTGCGGTTTCATCACAGTAGCTGTTGGTGTTGCCTTATTGCGCATTTCTCAAGAAGCTAAACTTTCTTGGAGCCAAACCAAAGCTAAAAAGAACTAA
- the nipa1 gene encoding magnesium transporter NIPA1 isoform X2 has translation MDPRLYYKKRGYCEPANQLYVTTGGTYLADCVWWCGTLAMIVGQIGNFLAYNVAPAVVVTPLGALGVLFGAILASWVLQEHLNLIGKLGCALCCCGSVVLIIHSPKSENVTSRAELEERLMDPVFLVYISLVVLLLIILIGWLSPAHGKSNIMVYVGICSLLGSFTVPSSKGLGLAAQEAFSGTPTSDSRAFYLFLGLLGILIVSILIQFTFINKALETFSSNMFEAVYYVTFTSCVILASAILFREWTALSIVDCLGILCGFITVAVGVALLRISQEAKLSWSQTKAKKN, from the exons ATGGATCCACGTTTGTACTACAAAAAAAGGGGATACTGCGAGCCCGCAAATCAG TTGTATGTTACCACAGGTGGGACTTACCTGGCTGACTGTGTGTGGTGGTGTGGTACACTTGCAA TGATCGTGGGACAAATAGGAAATTTTCTGGCATACAATGTTGCCCCTGCAGTTGTGGTCACTCCCCTTGGAGCCCTTGGTGTCCTATTTGG GGCCATTCTGGCATCCTGGGTTCTTCAGGAGCATCTCAATCTCATAGGGAAACTTGGCTGCGCTTTGTGTTGTTGTGGTTCAGTTGTGCTTATCATTCACTCACCCAAGTCTGAAAATGTCACATCAAGAGCAGAACTAGAGGAGAGACTGATGGACCCAG TGTTCCTAGTCTACATCTCACTGGTTGTCCTGTTACTGATCATACTGATCGGGTGGCTTTCTCCAGCTCATGGGAAATCCAACATTATGGTGTACGTGGGCATCTGTTCTCTCCTTGGAAGTTTCACTGTGCCAAGCAGCAAAGGTTTGGGACTGGCTGCTCAGGAGGCCTTTAGTGGAACACCTACAAGTGATAGCAGAGCATTTTACCTCTTCCTGGGGTTGTTGGGAATTCTCATAGTCAGTATTCTGATCCAGTTCACCTTTATCAACAAAGCCTTGGAGACCTTCAGCTCTAACATGTTTGAGGCCGTTTACTATGTGACGTTCACCTCCTGTGTCATTCTGGCCTCTGCGATTCTCTTTAGGGAATGGACAGCACTCAGCATTGTGGACTGTTTGGGTATCCTGTGCGGTTTCATCACAGTAGCTGTTGGTGTTGCCTTATTGCGCATTTCTCAAGAAGCTAAACTTTCTTGGAGCCAAACCAAAGCTAAAAAGAACTAA